Proteins encoded by one window of Musa acuminata AAA Group cultivar baxijiao chromosome BXJ2-9, Cavendish_Baxijiao_AAA, whole genome shotgun sequence:
- the LOC135622667 gene encoding 3-ketoacyl-CoA synthase 4-like: MEGGGAAGAGPGGRDQASSPPQRRESRRLPDFLQSVNLKYVKLGYHYLITHLLTLLLIPLMVVILLEAAQTDPNDLRQLWLHLQYNLVSVLVCSAFLVFGTTVYIMTGPRPVYLVDYACYRPPPNLRAPFPRFMKHSQLCGEFNESALEFQRRILERSGLGQETYLPSALHYLPPRPSMASAREEAEEVMFGALDALFRNTGVKPKDIGILVVNCSLFNPTPSLSAMIVNRYKFRGNIKSFNLGGMGCSAGVISIDLARDLLQIHRSTYAVVVSTENITQNWYFGNRKSMLIPNCLFRVGAAAMLLSNRSADRWRSKYKLVHVVRTHSGADDRAFRCVYQEQDDAGKVGVSLSKDLMAIAGEALKINITTLGPLVLPISEQLLFFATLVAKKLFNGKVKPYIPDFKLAFEHFCIHAGGRAVIDELEKNLQLRPDHVEASRMTLHRFGNTSSSSIWYELAYTEAKGRMRKGHRVWQIAFGSGFKCNSAVWQALCNVKPSPDGPWEDCIHRYPVEIVDGFPPQPPHEQ, from the coding sequence ATGGAGGGAGGAGGAGCGGCGGGGGCGGGGCCAGGCGGCCGTGATCAGGCTTCGTCGCCGCCGCAGCGGCGGGAGAGCCGGCGGCTTCCGGACTTCTTGCAGAGCGTCAACCTCAAGTACGTGAAGCTGGGTTACCATTACCTCATCACCCACCTCCTGACCCTGCTGCTGATCCCGCTGATGGTGGTGATCCTCCTAGAGGCGGCGCAGACGGACCCCAACGACCTCCGCCAACTGTGGCTCCACCTCCAGTACAACCTCGTCAGCGTACTGGTCTGCTCCGCCTTCCTCGTCTTCGGCACCACCGTCTACATCATGACGGGGCCTCGCCCTGTGTACCTCGTCGACTATGCCTGCTACCGCCCCCCGCCCAACCTCCGGGCGCCCTTCCCCCGCTTCATGAAGCACTCGCAGCTCTGCGGAGAGTTCAACGAGTCCGCGCTCGAGTTCCAGCGCCGGATCCTCGAGCGTTCCGGCCTCGGTCAGGAGACGTACCTGCCCAGCGCCCTACACTATCTTCCGCCCCGCCCCTCCATGGCCTCTGCCCGCGAGGAGGCCGAGGAGGTCATGTTCGGCGCTCTCGACGCCCTCTTCAGGAACACCGGCGTTAAGCCCAAGGACATCGGCATCCTCGTCGTCAATTGCAGCCTCTTCAACCCCACCCCGTCCCTCTCCGCCATGATCGTCAACCGCTACAAGTTCCGTGGCAACATCAAGAGCTTCAATCTCGGTGGGATGGGCTGCAGCGCCGGCGTCATCTCCATCGATCTCGCGCGGGACCTCCTCCAGATCCACCGCTCCACCTACGCGGTCGTTGTAAGCACTGAGAACATCACCCAGAACTGGTACTTCGGCAACCGCAAGTCGATGCTCATCCCCAATTGCCTGTTCCGAGTCGGCGCCGCCGCCATGTTGCTCTCCAATCGCTCGGCGGATCGCTGGCGCTCCAAGTACAAGCTAGTCCACGTCGTTCGCACCCACAGTGGCGCCGATGACAGGGCCTTTCGCTGCGTGTACCAGGAGCAAGACGACGCTGGCAAAGTGGGTGTGTCCCTCTCCAAGGACCTCATGGCCATTGCCGGGGAGGCGCTTAAGATCAACATCACCACCCTTGGTCCCCTCGTCCTTCCAATCAGCGAACAGCTCCTCTTCTTTGCGACTCTCGTGGCCAAGAAGCTCTTCAATGGCAAGGTGAAGCCCTATATCCCAGACTTCAAGCTTGCCTTTGAACATTTCTGCATCCACGCTGGGGGAAGGGCCGTCATCGATGAGCTAGAGAAGAATCTGCAGCTCCGGCCAGACCATGTGGAGGCTTCCCGGATGACCCTGCACCGGTTTGGCAACACGTCCTCCAGCTCCATCTGGTATGAGCTTGCTTACACTGAGGCAAAGGGGCGGATGCGGAAGGGCCACCGGGTTTGGCAGATTGCCTTCGGGAGTGGCTTCAAGTGCAATAGTGCTGTGTGGCAGGCGCTTTGCAATGTGAAGCCCTCTCCAGATGGTCCATGGGAGGATTGCATCCATAGGTACCCTGTGGAAATTGTTGATGGGTTTCCTCCTCAGCCGCCACATGAGCAATAG